One window of the Zea mays cultivar B73 chromosome 3, Zm-B73-REFERENCE-NAM-5.0, whole genome shotgun sequence genome contains the following:
- the LOC100191927 gene encoding uncharacterized LOC100191927: MPAAARSWTWTCGCCAGRRRTSGGAAGDTAGASGRAAEEGDEWSLFIDLPVLEAATGGFSDDNLLGRGGFGPVYKGVMENGQQIAVKRLSLGSRQGVREFLNEVRLLLKVQHRNLVSLLGCCASSGHKMLVYPYFPNSSLDHTLFDRNKCAALDWPKRYHIIVGLARGLLYLHEESPVKIIHRDIKASNVLLDDQLNPKISDFGMARLFLEDATHVNTFRISGTYGYMAPEYAMNGYLSAKTDVFSFGILVLEIVSGRKNIVRHLDDEKVDLLSYTWKLFGEGRSLEIVDPSLSSPDSDQALLCIQLGLLCCQAAVSDRPDMHSVHLMLSSDSFTLPRPGKPAVHGRTGRWTAATTTASGSASASSATNTTSTFGFGTDTNTTRASALLASVAEDESRNSISISFTTDGR; encoded by the exons ATGCCGGCCGCGGCGCGGTCGTGGACGTGGACCTGCGGGTGCTGCGCGGGCAGGAGGCGGACCAGCGGCGGCGCTGCGGGCGACACGGCCGGCGCGTCGGGGCGCGCCGCCGAGGAGGGGGACGAGTGGAGCCTCTTCATCGACCTGCCCGTCCTCGAGGCCGCCACCGGCGGCTTCTCCGACGACAACCTCCTCGGCCGCGGCGGCTTCGGCCCCGTCTACAAG GGGGTGATGGAGAATGGGCAGCAGATCGCTGTGAAGAGGCTGTCTCTGGGGTCACGGCAAGGCGTGCGCGAGTTCCTGAACGAGGTCCGGCTCCTGCTCAAGGTGCAGCACCGGAACCTGGTGTCCCTGCTTGGCTGCTGTGCTTCCTCCGGCCACAAGATGCTCGTCTATCCCTACTTCCCCAATAGCAGCCTCGACCACACTCTCTTCG ACAGGAATAAGTGTGCGGCGCTAGATTGGCCAAAACGGTACCATATAATCGTGGGACTGGCAAGAGGGCTCCTCTACCTGCACGAAGAGTCTCCGGTAAAGATCATCCACCGAGACATCAAGGCGAGCAACGTGCTCCTGGACGACCAGCTGAACCCGAAGATCTCGGACTTCGGCATGGCGAGGCTCTTCCTGGAGGACGCCACGCACGTGAACACGTTCAGGATCTCCGGCACATA TGGTTACATGGCTCCAGAGTACGCGATGAACGGCTACCTGTCCGCCAAGACCGACGTCTTCAGCTTCGGGATCCTGGTGCTGGAGATCGTGAGCGGGCGGAAGAACATCGTCCGGCATCTGGACGACGAGAAGGTCGACCTGTTGAGCTAT ACATGGAAGCTATTCGGAGAAGGACGGTCCCTGGAGATCGTGGACCCGTCGCTGTCCAGCCCCGACAGCGATCAGGCGCTGCTGTGCATCCAGCTCGGCCTGCTGTGCTGCCAGGCCGCGGTGTCGGACCGGCCCGACATGCACAGCGTGCACCTGATGCTGTCGAGCGACTCGTTCACGCTGCCCAGGCCCGGGAAGCCGGCCGTACACGGCAGGACCGGCCGGTGGACGGCAGCGACGACGACGGCCTCAGGGTCCGCGTCGGCGTCGAGCGCCACCAACACCACCAGCACGTTCGGGTTCGGCACCGACACGAACACGACCAGGGCCTCTGCGCTGCTGGCCAGTGTCGCCGAGGACGAGTCCCGGAACTCCATCTCCATATCCTTCACCACTGATGGCCGGTAG